In a genomic window of Exiguobacterium sp. BMC-KP:
- a CDS encoding DEAD/DEAH box helicase, whose translation MNFTKPFLQEAWERARFTELMPVQEQAIPLLREGKDVLAEAPTGTGKTLAYVIPALEKIEVEEPHVQVVITAPTRELVMQIHQVIQLFAQGSGIKSGAFIGGVELKRQYERLKKKPQIIVGTPGRLVELIDSKKLKMHKVKLIVLDEADQIYESGMSDSATRIANSALRDRQLAFVSATLPERTAEWGRTLANDPETIRVERAVSTQVTFGYLETSRRQKPELLRRLANMQGSKVLTFINNRSFLGPLNGELSKFSLKYRILDAEKGKRERMETLRSYKKGEFPLLVTTGLAARGLDIEAVTHVVHYDLPESLDDFVHRSGRTGRGNANGMVLALVTDQDLKHLKTLAKQMGVEMEPMEIYRGEVIPKREFTAPQTIKRPATPHRKGRSK comes from the coding sequence ATGAATTTTACAAAACCATTTTTACAGGAAGCATGGGAGCGAGCACGTTTTACGGAGTTGATGCCTGTTCAAGAACAAGCGATTCCATTGTTGCGCGAAGGAAAAGATGTTCTTGCTGAAGCCCCAACAGGAACAGGGAAGACGCTTGCCTATGTCATTCCAGCTTTAGAAAAGATTGAAGTAGAAGAGCCTCACGTACAAGTCGTCATCACAGCACCAACTCGAGAACTCGTCATGCAAATTCATCAAGTCATCCAATTATTTGCTCAAGGAAGTGGTATTAAATCCGGTGCATTCATTGGCGGCGTTGAATTGAAGCGACAGTATGAGCGATTGAAGAAAAAACCACAAATCATTGTTGGTACACCTGGACGTCTCGTCGAGTTGATTGATTCAAAGAAGCTGAAGATGCATAAAGTGAAACTGATTGTTTTAGATGAAGCGGATCAAATCTATGAGAGTGGTATGAGTGACTCGGCGACGCGGATCGCAAACAGTGCATTACGCGATCGTCAACTGGCATTCGTATCAGCGACGTTACCAGAACGGACAGCAGAATGGGGACGGACGCTTGCGAACGATCCTGAAACGATTCGTGTCGAACGTGCCGTCAGCACTCAAGTAACATTTGGTTATCTAGAGACATCACGTCGTCAAAAACCAGAATTGTTACGTCGTCTTGCGAACATGCAAGGATCAAAAGTACTCACATTCATCAACAATCGTTCTTTCCTCGGTCCGTTGAATGGCGAATTGAGTAAATTCTCATTAAAGTATCGGATTCTAGACGCTGAAAAAGGGAAACGTGAGCGGATGGAGACATTACGTTCTTATAAAAAAGGGGAGTTCCCCTTACTCGTCACGACAGGTCTTGCAGCACGTGGACTTGATATCGAGGCGGTCACGCACGTCGTTCATTACGATTTGCCGGAGTCGCTTGACGATTTCGTTCACCGTTCAGGACGGACAGGACGTGGAAATGCAAATGGGATGGTACTCGCTCTTGTAACGGATCAAGACTTAAAGCACTTAAAAACACTTGCGAAGCAAATGGGTGTTGAGATGGAACCAATGGAAATTTACCGTGGTGAAGTGATTCCAAAACGTGAATTCACAGCTCCTCAGACAATTAAGCGACCGGCTACTCCTCACCGGAAAGGGCGATCGAAATGA
- the pflB gene encoding formate C-acetyltransferase, with protein sequence MLLEKTSGWATFTSGEWVNAIDVANFIRLNRTEYTGDDHFLVGPTQATEQLWQQILQLTNEERQRGGVYAVDAKTPSTILSHDAGYLDRSLEKVVGLQTDEPFKRSIHPNGGIRMVNDALAAYGFEADETVTKVFSEYRKTHNQGVFDAYTPEMRAARKAGIITGLPDAYGRGRIIGDYRRVALYGTARLIEDRKRDLKVRGGFLSESMIRDREEMNEQLRALTELTELGTRYGFDLSRPAETAQEAFQWVYLAYLAAIKEQNGAAMSLGRVSTFFDIYIERDLATGRLTEETAQELVDHFVMKLRIVKFLRTPDYNDLFSGDPTWVTESIGGMSEDGRSNVTKSSFRFLHTLSTLGPAPEPNLTVLWSTQLPRGFKEFCAKMSIVSSSIQYENDDLMLPVYGDDYGIACCVSAMRIGKQMQFFGARANLAKALLYTINGGIDEKLKIQVAPATPLMLDEVLDYETVMAAYDRQLDWLAELYVNTLNVIHYMHDKYSYERIEMALHDPEILRTMACGIAGLSVVADSLSAIRYATVRPIRDADGIAVDFKIEGEFPKFGNNDERVDQMAVDLVTLFMEKIRKHPTYRSALPTQSVLTITSNVVYGKKTGNTPDGRRAGEPFAPGANPMHGRDTRGAVAALTSVGKLPYEHALDGISYTFSIVPKALGKDDATRIRNTVGLLDGYMGGTTSKGHHLNVNVFDRETLLDAMEHPEQYPQLTIRVSGYAVNFIKLTREQQIDVINRTFHGSL encoded by the coding sequence ATGTTATTAGAGAAAACGAGTGGCTGGGCGACCTTTACGTCTGGTGAATGGGTAAACGCAATCGATGTCGCAAACTTCATCCGGCTCAATCGCACGGAATATACAGGAGATGATCACTTTTTAGTTGGTCCAACGCAAGCAACGGAACAACTCTGGCAACAAATTCTACAGCTGACGAATGAAGAACGACAACGTGGTGGAGTTTACGCCGTCGATGCCAAAACACCTTCAACAATTCTATCGCACGATGCGGGTTACCTCGATCGATCACTTGAAAAAGTCGTCGGCTTGCAGACGGACGAACCGTTCAAACGTTCGATTCATCCGAATGGCGGAATTCGCATGGTAAACGACGCTTTAGCTGCTTACGGATTTGAAGCAGATGAGACCGTGACGAAAGTTTTTAGTGAATACCGGAAGACACATAACCAAGGCGTTTTCGATGCCTATACGCCAGAAATGCGCGCCGCACGTAAAGCTGGCATCATTACAGGACTACCAGACGCCTACGGACGCGGTCGAATCATCGGCGACTATCGTCGCGTCGCTTTGTACGGTACAGCACGTTTGATTGAAGATCGCAAACGGGACTTGAAAGTGCGCGGCGGATTCCTCTCTGAATCAATGATTCGTGATCGCGAAGAGATGAATGAGCAATTACGTGCCCTGACGGAACTGACTGAACTCGGAACACGCTATGGTTTTGATCTCTCTCGTCCAGCGGAAACAGCACAAGAAGCGTTCCAGTGGGTCTACCTTGCTTATCTCGCTGCGATCAAGGAGCAAAATGGTGCCGCCATGTCACTCGGTCGGGTTTCGACGTTCTTCGACATCTATATCGAACGTGATCTTGCGACGGGTCGACTAACGGAAGAAACAGCACAAGAACTCGTCGATCATTTCGTTATGAAGCTTCGAATCGTCAAGTTCTTACGGACACCAGACTATAACGATCTCTTCTCGGGTGATCCGACGTGGGTTACGGAATCGATTGGTGGGATGAGCGAAGATGGTCGATCAAACGTAACGAAAAGTTCATTCCGCTTCCTGCATACGCTCTCGACGCTTGGTCCGGCACCGGAACCGAACCTAACTGTTCTTTGGTCCACTCAGCTTCCACGTGGATTTAAGGAGTTTTGTGCGAAAATGTCGATCGTATCGAGCTCGATTCAATATGAGAACGATGATCTGATGTTACCAGTCTACGGTGACGATTATGGCATCGCTTGTTGTGTCTCCGCGATGCGGATCGGTAAACAGATGCAATTCTTCGGTGCACGGGCGAACCTTGCGAAAGCATTACTCTATACGATCAATGGCGGAATCGATGAGAAGCTCAAAATCCAAGTCGCCCCAGCAACACCATTGATGCTTGATGAAGTACTAGATTACGAAACCGTCATGGCGGCTTACGATCGTCAACTCGATTGGTTAGCAGAACTATATGTCAACACTCTCAATGTCATTCACTACATGCACGATAAATATAGTTACGAACGGATTGAAATGGCCTTACATGACCCAGAAATTTTACGGACGATGGCATGTGGTATCGCTGGATTATCGGTCGTCGCTGATAGTCTATCTGCCATCCGTTACGCGACAGTCCGTCCGATCCGGGATGCAGACGGTATTGCAGTTGATTTCAAGATTGAAGGCGAATTTCCGAAGTTCGGGAATAACGATGAACGGGTCGATCAAATGGCTGTCGATCTCGTGACACTATTCATGGAAAAAATCCGTAAACATCCCACGTACCGGAGTGCACTCCCAACACAGTCTGTTCTGACGATCACTTCAAATGTCGTCTACGGTAAAAAGACAGGGAATACACCAGATGGTCGTCGCGCTGGCGAACCATTCGCACCGGGGGCTAATCCGATGCATGGACGTGATACGCGTGGTGCTGTCGCTGCTCTGACATCTGTCGGGAAACTACCTTATGAACATGCACTCGATGGTATCTCGTACACGTTCTCAATCGTTCCAAAAGCACTTGGTAAGGATGACGCAACACGTATTCGCAATACGGTCGGTTTACTTGACGGATATATGGGTGGTACAACTTCAAAAGGTCATCACTTGAATGTCAACGTCTTTGACCGTGAGACTTTACTCGATGCCATGGAGCATCCGGAGCAGTATCCACAATTGACGATTCGAGTATCCGGCTATGCCGTCAACTTCATTAAATTGACGCGTGAACAACAAATTGATGTCATCAATCGAACATTCCACGGTTCTCTCTAA
- the pflA gene encoding pyruvate formate-lyase-activating protein, giving the protein MTQGMIHSVESCGTVDGPGIRFIVFTQGCPLRCQYCHNVDTWEFGCGRRVSADEVIKEAISYRSFFEATGGGITFSGGEPLAQPEFLEAALTEAKRNGLHTVIDTAGSVIPKNIDAILDATDLVLLDVKHIDDAACRVLTGRSNANTLAFAKRLAERNIPVWIRHVLVPGITMSERFLRQTGEFIRTLGNVERVEVLPYHQLGVYKWENLGLAYPLTDLLPPSPEEADAAQTLLESYLC; this is encoded by the coding sequence ATGACGCAAGGGATGATTCACTCTGTTGAATCATGTGGAACGGTCGATGGTCCAGGCATTCGATTCATCGTCTTTACGCAAGGGTGTCCACTACGATGTCAATATTGTCATAACGTCGATACCTGGGAATTTGGTTGCGGACGTCGTGTTTCAGCAGACGAAGTCATAAAAGAAGCGATCAGCTATCGCTCCTTCTTCGAGGCAACAGGTGGCGGAATCACCTTCTCTGGAGGTGAACCACTCGCTCAGCCAGAATTCCTGGAGGCTGCTTTAACAGAAGCGAAACGAAATGGATTGCATACTGTCATCGATACCGCAGGATCAGTGATTCCGAAAAACATCGATGCGATTCTCGATGCGACGGATTTAGTTCTACTTGATGTCAAACATATCGACGATGCCGCTTGTCGTGTCTTGACCGGACGGAGTAACGCTAATACACTCGCCTTCGCAAAACGCCTAGCTGAGCGAAACATCCCCGTCTGGATTCGCCACGTTCTTGTCCCAGGCATTACGATGTCTGAACGTTTCCTGCGTCAGACCGGTGAGTTCATCCGAACGCTCGGAAATGTCGAGCGTGTCGAAGTACTTCCATATCATCAGCTTGGAGTCTATAAGTGGGAAAACCTCGGTCTTGCTTATCCGTTGACGGACCTTCTTCCTCCTTCGCCAGAAGAAGCAGATGCTGCACAAACGCTTCTTGAATCATACTTGTGTTAA